A window of Candidatus Hydrogenedentota bacterium contains these coding sequences:
- a CDS encoding laccase domain-containing protein produces the protein MIRFPFLEEAGLSAAFISDKSDGDCSIRPEAEGTARRLLDPLGIDIDLVYRLRQVHGNHILDTKRFPALMGREKDYPEADGMITTEPGTALGISVADCAPVILFDPEAQVLAALHAGREGTLCNIAGKAVNLLVRDYACSVASIKALIGPCAGVCCYEVSESCAAQWQDQGLPRQGRYLDLGQANQSQLETAGLIRHNIVVVPHCTVCGDLFFSYRSGEISNRNLVVVML, from the coding sequence ATGATTCGGTTTCCCTTCTTAGAAGAGGCAGGACTTTCTGCTGCGTTTATTTCCGATAAATCGGACGGAGACTGCAGTATACGACCTGAAGCAGAAGGGACGGCGCGGCGACTCCTGGACCCCTTGGGCATTGATATTGATCTCGTGTATCGCCTTCGACAAGTCCATGGAAATCATATCCTTGATACGAAACGTTTCCCGGCGCTGATGGGGCGGGAGAAAGACTATCCCGAAGCAGACGGGATGATTACAACAGAGCCGGGCACAGCATTGGGGATCAGCGTTGCTGATTGTGCGCCTGTCATTCTCTTCGATCCCGAGGCGCAGGTACTGGCGGCTCTTCATGCCGGCCGGGAAGGGACGTTATGCAATATTGCCGGTAAAGCGGTTAATTTACTTGTGCGCGATTATGCCTGTTCTGTCGCCTCCATTAAGGCGCTTATCGGTCCTTGTGCAGGTGTTTGTTGCTATGAGGTATCTGAATCTTGCGCAGCACAATGGCAGGATCAGGGGCTGCCACGGCAGGGGCGGTATTTGGATTTAGGGCAAGCCAATCAGTCCCAACTTGAAACAGCCGGTCTAATCAGGCACAATATAGTTGTTGTGCCCCACTGTACAGTCTGTGGCGATTTGTTTTTTAGTTATCGCTCCGGCGAAATATCCAACAGGAACTTGGTGGTAGTGATGCTTTGA
- the hslU gene encoding ATP-dependent protease ATPase subunit HslU produces the protein MHMKEYTPKAIVQELDKYIIGQDKAKRKVAIALRNRWRRLQLPESMRDEVIPKNIIMIGSTGVGKTEIARRLSKMADAPFVKVEASKFTEVGYVGRDCESMVRELTEAAVKMAREELREDCEEKATHIAEHHLLDLLLPTRRSVEQRVDFNPMDPRAGDEPPVEPGAAAEEKARRLVAKKLAAGELDDQEVELTVSESNKNAMLQVFAASGMEEMGLNLQDMLGQMSPKRRKNKKVTVAEAREILLQEAFNEMIDMDLAARRAIDRVENSGIIFLDEIDKIAGRGGYSGHGPDVSREGVQRDILPIVEGSTVITKYGSVRTDHILFIAAGAFHNAKISDLIPELQGRFPIRVELDSLKREDFERILTQTECSLIKQYQMMLATEGVSLVFEAETVEKIAEICERVNAESEDIGARRLHTILEYLLEDIAFSASERSGETIAITPTFVETQLENIVEQQNLNQYIL, from the coding sequence TTGCACATGAAAGAATATACGCCTAAAGCGATTGTGCAGGAATTAGACAAATATATCATTGGCCAGGATAAGGCAAAACGTAAAGTTGCCATTGCGCTCCGCAACCGTTGGCGCCGTCTGCAACTGCCGGAATCCATGCGTGATGAAGTGATACCCAAAAATATCATCATGATCGGTTCCACGGGCGTCGGTAAAACTGAAATAGCCCGTCGTCTATCTAAAATGGCAGACGCGCCCTTTGTGAAAGTGGAAGCGAGCAAATTCACGGAAGTGGGCTATGTGGGGCGCGACTGCGAGTCTATGGTTCGTGAGTTGACTGAAGCGGCGGTCAAGATGGCTCGCGAAGAACTTCGCGAGGACTGCGAGGAAAAGGCAACACATATTGCCGAACATCATCTGCTGGATTTGCTTTTGCCGACGCGGCGCAGCGTTGAACAGCGTGTAGATTTTAACCCTATGGATCCCCGTGCGGGCGATGAGCCTCCGGTCGAACCGGGCGCTGCCGCCGAAGAGAAGGCACGCCGTTTGGTTGCGAAAAAACTGGCTGCCGGCGAGTTGGACGATCAAGAAGTGGAGTTGACTGTTTCTGAATCCAATAAAAATGCGATGCTGCAAGTTTTTGCAGCCAGCGGTATGGAAGAAATGGGGCTGAATCTGCAGGATATGTTGGGGCAGATGTCGCCGAAACGTCGAAAAAACAAAAAAGTGACCGTTGCGGAAGCGCGTGAAATTTTGTTGCAAGAAGCTTTCAACGAAATGATTGATATGGACTTGGCGGCACGGCGCGCTATTGACCGTGTTGAAAACAGCGGTATTATTTTTCTTGATGAAATCGATAAAATTGCAGGGCGTGGCGGCTATTCCGGTCATGGGCCTGATGTGTCCCGTGAAGGGGTGCAACGGGATATTCTTCCCATTGTAGAAGGAAGCACTGTAATCACGAAGTACGGATCAGTTCGCACGGATCATATTTTATTTATCGCTGCCGGCGCTTTCCATAATGCGAAAATTTCAGATTTGATCCCTGAATTACAAGGGCGCTTTCCTATTCGCGTGGAATTGGACAGTCTTAAACGGGAAGATTTTGAGCGGATTCTGACACAGACCGAATGTTCCTTAATTAAACAATATCAGATGATGCTCGCCACAGAGGGGGTGTCTTTGGTCTTTGAAGCGGAGACGGTTGAAAAAATTGCAGAAATTTGTGAGCGGGTAAACGCGGAATCTGAAGATATTGGTGCTCGTCGGCTTCATACGATTTTGGAATATCTTTTGGAAGACATTGCTTTTAGCGCTTCGGAACGTTCGGGCGAGACCATCGCGATTACACCGACCTTCGTTGAGACACAATTGGAAAATATTGTGGAACAACAGAATCTGAACCAATACATTCTCTAA
- the corA gene encoding magnesium/cobalt transporter CorA — MSKKHHSYKKKVALPPGSLVHVGKPGGADMHLSVVCFSPAQYEATDIKALSELNSLMSESAVTWLQIEGLQDTEILELLGQAYGIHPLTLEDILNTNHRPKTDFYETYIYSVLKLIQYNSTNKRLETTQVSLILFPQFVISIHEHRDGIFDPLRSRLSKATGKMRHEGADFLFYSMMDLIIDHYFICLEEMDDQIEYLESRVLQDPTAQLVSSLQQIKRELLSLRKTIWPLREQITVLLREEHSALGSDMSIYVRDLYDHTLAIMDTVEILRDMTLGLLDVYLSSMSNRMNEIMKVLTIIATIFIPLTFITGIYGMNFLHMPELGMKWAYPIVLGTCTTIAGLMLLFFRKRRWL; from the coding sequence ATGAGCAAAAAGCATCACTCTTATAAAAAGAAAGTTGCACTTCCCCCCGGATCACTGGTTCATGTAGGCAAGCCGGGCGGAGCGGATATGCATCTGTCTGTGGTTTGCTTTAGTCCTGCTCAGTATGAAGCAACCGATATTAAAGCGTTGTCGGAATTGAATTCTTTGATGTCCGAATCTGCTGTAACGTGGCTTCAAATTGAAGGCTTGCAAGATACGGAAATTTTGGAGTTGCTGGGTCAAGCCTATGGCATTCATCCTTTGACCCTTGAGGATATTCTAAACACGAACCACCGCCCTAAAACCGATTTTTACGAGACCTATATTTACTCGGTGCTAAAATTGATTCAGTATAACAGCACGAATAAGCGCTTGGAAACAACGCAAGTAAGCTTGATTCTGTTTCCTCAATTTGTGATCAGTATACATGAACATCGTGACGGCATCTTTGATCCTTTGCGCAGTCGTTTATCAAAAGCCACGGGGAAAATGCGTCATGAAGGAGCTGATTTCCTTTTCTATTCGATGATGGATCTTATTATTGATCATTATTTTATTTGTCTTGAAGAAATGGATGATCAAATCGAATATTTGGAAAGCCGGGTACTCCAAGATCCGACAGCGCAGCTCGTGTCAAGCCTTCAGCAAATCAAGCGGGAACTGCTCAGCCTTCGTAAAACGATTTGGCCTTTGCGCGAGCAGATTACCGTACTTTTGCGCGAGGAGCACAGCGCCCTTGGTTCAGATATGTCGATCTACGTACGGGATTTATACGATCATACCCTTGCGATTATGGACACGGTGGAAATTTTGCGCGACATGACCTTGGGACTTCTGGATGTCTATCTGTCCAGCATGAGCAACCGCATGAATGAGATCATGAAGGTGTTGACCATTATCGCCACAATTTTTATTCCGCTCACGTTTATCACCGGTATTTACGGGATGAATTTTTTGCATATGCCGGAATTGGGAATGAAATGGGCCTATCCCATAGTTTTAGGTACGTGTACGACAATTGCCGGGCTCATGCTTCTTTTCTTTCGTAAGAGGCGCTGGTTATAA
- a CDS encoding HAD hydrolase family protein, which produces MIKLIISDVDGCISPEASLAWDRVLFDQLAQYSRAASADDKASVPLTLCTGRPQPYVEVLMKLLDIRYPAICEAGAVYYTLQDNRSVFAASVSPLMVEGLQKLRHYICSELLPRYTGLVYQFGKEAQLSLFCEDPSCFPELTKEIIDVAETIPGLQIEITPTHFYLNIDLKGVTKGAAIEGLAAEFGFQKENLAGIGDTCGDLSIRDCVSFFACPSNAVPEIKAVANYISPYPDIQGVLDILKHPTLQGQ; this is translated from the coding sequence ATGATCAAACTGATTATTTCCGATGTGGATGGATGTATTTCGCCGGAAGCTTCTTTAGCTTGGGACCGGGTCTTATTTGACCAACTCGCTCAATACAGCCGTGCCGCTTCCGCCGACGATAAGGCTTCGGTACCCTTAACTCTATGCACAGGCCGACCGCAACCTTATGTGGAAGTTTTAATGAAACTTTTAGACATTCGCTATCCCGCAATTTGCGAAGCCGGCGCAGTCTATTACACACTCCAAGATAACCGTTCTGTCTTTGCCGCCTCAGTGAGCCCTTTAATGGTGGAAGGACTTCAAAAGCTGCGTCATTATATCTGTTCAGAATTACTGCCGCGCTATACAGGGCTGGTCTACCAATTTGGGAAGGAAGCACAGCTTTCTTTATTTTGTGAAGATCCAAGCTGTTTCCCCGAACTTACAAAAGAAATTATTGATGTTGCGGAAACGATACCCGGTCTTCAGATTGAGATTACACCAACCCATTTCTATCTGAACATAGATCTGAAAGGCGTAACAAAAGGCGCGGCTATAGAAGGGCTCGCTGCCGAATTTGGATTTCAAAAAGAAAACTTGGCGGGAATCGGCGACACCTGCGGTGATTTATCCATTCGCGACTGCGTTTCTTTTTTCGCATGCCCGTCAAACGCGGTACCGGAGATCAAAGCAGTGGCGAACTATATATCCCCCTATCCCGATATACAAGGTGTTTTAGATATCCTCAAGCACCCGACATTGCAAGGACAATAA
- a CDS encoding DUF1080 domain-containing protein yields the protein MTKQSTPRIFRFLILTLTVWTLSLSMAWAASTVTPVSKSDDWWTQRNDAVNERVKEGNVDLLMIGDSITHGWEGAGKEMWDRYYAKRNAVNMGFSGDRTEHVLWRLEHGHLEGIQPKAAVIMIGTNNHGANTAEEIADGVKAIVALLRERQPQMKILLLSIFPRTDVKADIQEKLREATALFAAAANDDPMVEFLDITRAFLNREDELTKEVMPDLLHPNEYGYALWAHVVEPTIARLLGEEGWTDLFNGKDLIGWNQVGGKNLTWAVDNGVLFTDGGGGGWLGTVREFSNFELELEFNVPEAGNSGVFLRAGLEGDPAYQGLEIQVLDDDTKAYGALKPWQYTGSVYALVAPSQRASKGAGEWQKMHIKYDASQVQVTLNGTMIVDSDISTFSDQAKDHPGVLKKAGFIGLQNHGSRLDYRNIKIKELP from the coding sequence ATGACCAAACAATCTACACCCCGCATTTTTCGATTTTTAATTCTCACACTAACGGTTTGGACCCTTAGCCTGTCTATGGCATGGGCAGCATCAACGGTCACGCCCGTATCGAAATCCGATGACTGGTGGACCCAGCGCAATGACGCGGTCAACGAGCGCGTAAAAGAAGGCAATGTGGATCTTCTCATGATCGGTGACTCCATTACCCATGGCTGGGAAGGCGCAGGAAAAGAGATGTGGGATCGTTATTATGCCAAGCGCAATGCTGTGAACATGGGCTTTAGCGGCGATCGGACGGAACACGTATTATGGCGGCTTGAACATGGTCATTTAGAAGGCATTCAACCCAAAGCCGCCGTCATTATGATTGGCACCAATAACCATGGGGCAAACACAGCGGAAGAAATCGCTGATGGCGTAAAAGCCATTGTCGCCTTATTGCGCGAGCGGCAGCCTCAAATGAAAATCCTCTTGCTGAGTATTTTCCCTCGCACCGATGTAAAGGCCGACATTCAAGAAAAATTACGGGAGGCAACGGCATTATTCGCCGCGGCAGCCAATGACGATCCTATGGTCGAATTTCTCGACATTACCCGTGCTTTTCTTAACCGAGAAGACGAACTGACGAAAGAGGTCATGCCCGATCTGCTGCATCCCAATGAATATGGCTATGCCCTCTGGGCACACGTCGTAGAACCGACTATTGCCCGCCTTCTGGGAGAAGAAGGTTGGACCGACCTCTTTAATGGAAAAGATCTCATCGGCTGGAACCAGGTGGGTGGTAAAAATCTGACTTGGGCAGTAGATAACGGCGTACTCTTCACCGACGGCGGCGGTGGCGGATGGCTGGGCACCGTCCGTGAATTTTCCAATTTCGAATTGGAACTTGAATTTAATGTGCCCGAAGCCGGCAACAGCGGCGTTTTCCTACGGGCCGGTCTGGAAGGAGATCCTGCCTATCAGGGGCTCGAAATACAAGTTTTGGATGATGACACCAAAGCGTACGGAGCATTAAAACCTTGGCAATATACGGGCTCCGTCTACGCCTTGGTCGCCCCTTCCCAACGGGCGTCAAAGGGCGCCGGCGAATGGCAGAAAATGCATATCAAATATGATGCGTCTCAAGTGCAGGTCACTTTAAACGGAACAATGATTGTGGACAGTGACATCAGTACCTTCAGCGATCAAGCCAAAGATCATCCCGGCGTCCTTAAAAAAGCCGGATTTATTGGTCTGCAAAATCATGGGTCACGCCTGGATTATCGCAACATCAAAATCAAAGAACTCCCCTAA
- a CDS encoding superoxide dismutase gives MSFKQPELPYGLNGLNPFVSEEQMDFHYGKHHAAYFANLNGLVDGKPESEWALKDVVLKSEGAVFNNAAQAWNHSFFWHCMSGSGGGTPAADLLASIERDFGSFDEFKSQFSTAAAKLFGSGWAWLAADGAGKLEIMALSNADTPLRHGKEPILTLDVWEHAYYIDYRNQRPKFIEGFWDVVNWDFAKQCLVTPFKA, from the coding sequence ATGAGTTTCAAACAACCAGAACTGCCTTACGGTTTAAACGGGCTGAATCCTTTTGTCTCTGAAGAGCAGATGGACTTTCATTACGGCAAACACCATGCGGCGTATTTCGCGAATCTCAATGGGCTTGTTGATGGAAAGCCTGAGTCGGAGTGGGCGCTGAAGGACGTGGTATTAAAATCAGAAGGCGCTGTATTCAACAATGCGGCCCAAGCATGGAATCACAGTTTCTTTTGGCATTGCATGTCCGGTTCTGGCGGTGGTACGCCTGCGGCTGATCTGCTCGCCTCTATTGAACGGGATTTTGGATCTTTCGATGAATTCAAGTCGCAGTTTTCCACAGCGGCCGCGAAACTTTTTGGTTCCGGCTGGGCTTGGCTCGCCGCCGATGGAGCGGGCAAACTCGAGATTATGGCGTTAAGCAACGCTGATACGCCCTTGCGTCATGGCAAAGAACCAATCCTCACCTTGGACGTGTGGGAACATGCCTATTACATTGATTATCGCAACCAGCGCCCGAAGTTTATTGAAGGCTTCTGGGATGTTGTCAATTGGGATTTTGCAAAACAATGTCTTGTTACTCCTTTTAAAGCATAG
- a CDS encoding radical SAM protein produces MKLFFLNPPHVLPIMRRYMCSYYSPEYMLPPTDLLSLATFVRENNKAEVKVFDAIAEGYDLKGVLQKIADYAPDMIVVLMGVKVFGDDLDTIALIKEHFPETTLTIFGYYPTAFTSNLLEKIKVDLILRSEPEFPLSQYIDRMETGGAIDGIAGLAGRTADGLLFDNKEQRIEDADALPFPDPSLVTMKRYEEAFLGGPCGAILSIRGCPFSCSYCTTTYGRYVTMRSPESVVKEMKYLKEKGIKTIRFLDDIFTCDKGRVISICKGIIESNLNIPWTCLSRIDTLDKEMLDWMCKAGCRRVMIGIESYSARVLDRLHKGISPEMINPKLELIHKSGMKILAFFMVGAPFETEEDLEETIRGALDSPLDFIIVTSIEPFAATPYFHQLSDQIAFNLVPFKCEYKDPDVYRIANARRQRLYRRFYLRPRILFIHLLTFINNPWRTLKLLRAFLFPTKT; encoded by the coding sequence ATGAAACTTTTCTTTTTAAATCCACCGCACGTTTTGCCGATTATGCGTCGCTACATGTGCAGTTATTATTCGCCTGAGTATATGTTGCCCCCCACAGACTTACTTTCGCTTGCCACCTTTGTCCGAGAGAACAATAAAGCAGAAGTCAAAGTCTTCGACGCCATCGCGGAAGGATACGATTTAAAGGGCGTGCTCCAAAAGATCGCGGACTACGCGCCTGATATGATTGTAGTTTTAATGGGCGTAAAAGTATTTGGAGATGATTTGGATACCATCGCCCTTATTAAGGAGCATTTTCCGGAAACAACGCTGACCATTTTCGGTTATTATCCTACAGCCTTCACGAGCAACTTGTTGGAAAAAATAAAGGTGGATCTCATTCTGCGCAGTGAGCCGGAGTTTCCATTATCCCAATACATAGATCGTATGGAGACGGGAGGGGCCATTGACGGGATTGCCGGCTTGGCGGGACGTACAGCGGATGGACTTTTGTTTGACAATAAGGAGCAGCGTATTGAAGATGCTGACGCTCTTCCTTTTCCGGATCCCTCTCTGGTCACGATGAAGCGCTATGAAGAAGCTTTTTTAGGGGGACCTTGCGGCGCCATTTTGTCCATACGGGGATGTCCTTTTTCTTGTAGTTACTGCACCACCACTTACGGTCGTTATGTTACGATGCGGTCGCCGGAAAGTGTGGTAAAGGAAATGAAGTATCTTAAAGAAAAAGGGATTAAGACCATTCGTTTTCTTGACGATATTTTTACCTGCGACAAAGGACGGGTCATCTCCATTTGCAAAGGAATTATTGAAAGCAATTTGAATATTCCTTGGACATGTTTATCCAGAATCGACACCTTAGACAAAGAGATGTTGGATTGGATGTGCAAAGCAGGATGCCGCCGTGTCATGATCGGGATCGAAAGTTATTCCGCCCGTGTGTTGGATCGACTGCACAAAGGAATATCCCCGGAAATGATTAATCCCAAACTGGAATTGATTCATAAATCGGGGATGAAAATTCTGGCGTTCTTTATGGTTGGCGCTCCTTTTGAAACCGAAGAGGATTTGGAAGAAACCATTCGCGGCGCCCTTGATTCCCCCTTGGATTTCATTATTGTGACGAGCATAGAGCCCTTCGCAGCTACACCTTATTTTCATCAGTTATCCGATCAAATAGCCTTTAATCTAGTTCCTTTTAAATGTGAATATAAAGATCCGGATGTGTATCGCATTGCCAATGCGCGCCGTCAACGTCTTTATCGCCGGTTTTATCTGCGGCCGCGGATTTTGTTCATCCACCTATTAACCTTCATCAATAATCCTTGGCGTACGCTCAAACTATTGCGTGCCTTTTTGTTCCCGACCAAGACCTAA
- a CDS encoding radical SAM protein: protein MLSRYLQKAPRYCPVMLLFLTGRCNLKCRMCGVCDLEHGYESNEELSTDQWKRLISEAAEKLGTSLVVISGGEALMRDDVFEIIAHATDLGVATHLCTNALLLTEEKIRLLQRAGVATVSFSIDGSESSIHEQLRGPQTFERATSAVKKFKALAPEVHLGINFVITRHNYRFMMDMVRFAKELGVHQLKFAPIHTNLLHKDKSFDNCQDLFFQESDLDELKQEVKKVQGACSKNRLMSNSAAFFDGIAHLYGTPHRVRCYAGYAICAISPAGCVSPCSNMDSPFSITEQSIADIWKEEDFHNLRKQVHRCTSSCWDTAYTELSLWLRPRSLLFSFPKKIKDIFFYFNGRQNG, encoded by the coding sequence ATGCTCAGTCGTTACCTGCAAAAAGCGCCCCGATACTGCCCGGTCATGCTTCTCTTTCTGACAGGACGGTGCAACTTAAAATGTCGTATGTGCGGTGTCTGTGATTTAGAACATGGATACGAAAGTAATGAAGAGCTGAGCACTGATCAATGGAAAAGGCTGATTAGCGAAGCCGCTGAAAAACTGGGAACGTCCCTTGTGGTAATCAGCGGCGGCGAAGCCTTGATGCGGGATGATGTCTTTGAAATTATTGCACACGCGACGGACTTGGGGGTTGCCACGCACCTATGCACCAATGCCTTACTCTTAACGGAAGAAAAAATTCGTTTGTTGCAACGTGCCGGTGTTGCCACCGTTTCTTTTTCTATTGATGGCTCAGAATCGTCGATTCATGAACAATTGCGCGGTCCACAGACTTTTGAGCGTGCGACAAGTGCGGTCAAGAAATTTAAAGCGCTTGCACCGGAAGTCCACCTTGGCATTAATTTTGTCATTACACGCCACAATTATCGTTTTATGATGGATATGGTGCGTTTTGCGAAAGAACTGGGCGTACACCAACTTAAATTTGCGCCCATACACACGAATTTGTTGCACAAGGACAAAAGTTTCGATAATTGCCAAGATCTCTTCTTTCAAGAATCGGACCTTGATGAATTGAAACAAGAAGTGAAAAAAGTTCAAGGGGCCTGCAGTAAGAACCGATTGATGAGCAACTCGGCTGCTTTTTTTGACGGTATCGCCCATTTGTATGGGACACCTCATCGAGTCCGCTGTTACGCGGGCTATGCCATTTGTGCCATCAGTCCGGCGGGCTGTGTATCGCCCTGTAGTAATATGGACAGTCCCTTCTCAATCACCGAACAATCCATTGCCGACATTTGGAAAGAAGAAGACTTTCATAACCTTAGAAAACAAGTCCATCGTTGCACCTCTTCTTGTTGGGATACAGCATACACAGAATTAAGCCTTTGGCTTCGTCCACGGTCGCTGTTATTTTCTTTCCCCAAAAAGATTAAGGATATTTTTTTCTATTTCAACGGGCGCCAAAATGGATGA
- a CDS encoding radical SAM protein, producing MKILIINPPDENVVAEFKASDGTGFLEASDFGKFPPLGPLYVVSYAKKKLPEHDYCFLDCVAEEISHNELEKRIAHIVPDLIGITSYTIALLDAVKVARAARKLVPAAHISLGGHHATAFPIEAASLGIFDSIVVGEGEIAFTDLIKCISEEKDINGIPGVYSTAQLTAARLSNERDPRFKQDILVVPAYIDDINLLPPPDRSFIAHIDYHSIVGIRPRLATIITSRGCPYQCTFCNVPYKQYRPRAMELVMDEIETCLLLGYEEFHFYDDLFNITAKRLEEFCLALKKRKLRIIWDFRGRVTGVTRESLALAKSVGLRLIFFGVETGSDEGLRVLKKGCTIAEIQQAFAWCRELGIKTVADFMIGLPHEKSIADIRKNINFLISLRPDYAQIGIMNIYPHTEVYDQALEKGLVEPEQWSKWALDPSQELNIEHWTEFVSENDLIRLHRESYRRFYFRISYVLRSLITLRSFHEFKSKALGAIKLLFLKS from the coding sequence ATGAAAATCTTAATCATCAACCCACCTGATGAAAATGTGGTTGCAGAATTTAAGGCATCTGACGGAACAGGCTTTCTGGAAGCAAGTGACTTTGGAAAATTCCCCCCCCTGGGACCCTTGTACGTGGTATCCTATGCCAAAAAAAAACTGCCGGAACACGATTATTGTTTTCTCGATTGCGTCGCCGAAGAAATTTCCCATAACGAATTAGAAAAACGTATTGCCCACATTGTTCCCGATCTCATCGGCATAACCAGCTACACCATCGCCCTTTTGGATGCTGTGAAAGTGGCGCGGGCGGCGCGCAAACTCGTTCCCGCAGCTCATATATCTTTGGGCGGTCATCATGCTACCGCCTTTCCTATCGAAGCCGCGTCATTGGGGATCTTTGACTCTATTGTTGTCGGGGAAGGAGAGATAGCCTTCACGGATCTCATCAAATGCATCAGTGAGGAAAAAGATATTAATGGCATTCCCGGTGTGTACAGTACAGCCCAATTAACAGCAGCTCGATTATCCAACGAACGCGATCCACGGTTTAAACAGGATATTCTTGTTGTTCCAGCCTATATTGATGATATTAATCTCTTGCCGCCGCCCGACAGAAGCTTTATCGCCCATATCGATTACCACAGTATTGTAGGCATCCGGCCGCGCCTGGCTACGATCATCACCAGCCGTGGCTGTCCATATCAATGCACTTTTTGCAATGTGCCCTACAAACAATATCGGCCCAGAGCAATGGAGCTTGTCATGGACGAGATAGAAACATGCCTTTTACTCGGCTATGAGGAATTCCATTTTTACGATGATCTCTTCAACATTACTGCTAAACGCTTGGAAGAATTTTGTCTTGCCCTAAAAAAACGAAAGTTACGCATCATTTGGGATTTCCGGGGCAGGGTCACCGGAGTGACTCGGGAGAGTTTGGCTTTGGCAAAAAGTGTGGGATTACGACTCATCTTTTTTGGTGTTGAAACAGGCTCGGATGAAGGATTGCGCGTGCTTAAGAAAGGCTGTACCATCGCTGAAATTCAACAAGCCTTCGCGTGGTGCCGAGAATTAGGAATCAAAACCGTTGCCGATTTTATGATCGGGTTACCCCATGAAAAATCTATTGCGGATATTCGGAAAAATATCAACTTCTTAATTTCCCTTCGACCCGATTACGCGCAGATTGGTATCATGAACATTTATCCCCACACAGAAGTATACGACCAAGCCCTTGAAAAAGGCTTGGTAGAGCCGGAGCAATGGAGCAAATGGGCTTTGGATCCAAGTCAAGAACTCAACATTGAGCATTGGACTGAATTTGTTTCCGAAAACGATCTGATTCGGCTACATCGAGAATCGTATCGTCGTTTTTATTTTAGAATATCCTATGTGTTGAGGAGCCTTATCACGCTGCGCTCCTTTCATGAATTTAAATCTAAGGCTTTGGGAGCGATCAAGCTTCTCTTTTTAAAATCATAA